The Mobula birostris isolate sMobBir1 chromosome 1, sMobBir1.hap1, whole genome shotgun sequence genome contains a region encoding:
- the LOC140194550 gene encoding LOW QUALITY PROTEIN: E3 SUMO-protein ligase KIAA1586-like (The sequence of the model RefSeq protein was modified relative to this genomic sequence to represent the inferred CDS: inserted 1 base in 1 codon), translating to MNASHPKAIRSIFCSAYYLAQNDRPYSDHFGLLELQKIDSIDIGIGLHSRTSAREIINHIAINMKKKISQHIKQINGKFSVLIDESTSLSIKTILIVYLKCESDQEDDPHFMFFDLIELPDQKAATIAKHLLNHGFDDSYLKQNLXAFASDGASVMLGVKSGVATILKEHYPDVIIWHCLNHRLELAVGDSLREVHGINHFQSFMVKLYSVHTLLLILSSPASSSPNSTN from the exons ATGAATGCTTCGCACCCAAAGGCAATTCGTTCAATTTTTTGTTCTGCATATTATTTAGCACAGAATGACAGACCATACTCTGATCACTTTGGCTTATTGGAACTTCAAAAAATTGATAGTATTGACATTGGCATTGGACTGCATTCCCGCACTAGTGCTAGAGAGATAATTAATCACATagccattaatatgaaaaagaaaatttcccagcatatcaagcagataaatggcaaattttctgttctcattgatgaatcaacAAGCCTGAGTATTAAGACCATTCtaatagtttatttgaaatgtgaaAGTGATCAGGAAGATGATCCCCATTTCATGTTTTTCGATCTTattgaactgcctgatcagaaagctgcaactattgctaagcatctattgaaccatgggtttgatgactcttacttgaaacagaacT TAGCATTTGCGAGTGATGGGGCAAGCGTAATGCTTGgtgtcaaatctggtgttgctacaattctcaaggaacattaccctgatgtgataatttggcactgtcttaatcacagattagaacttgcagtaggtgattctctgagagaagttcatggaataaatcattttcaatcatttatggTCAAATTGTACTCTGTTCACA CTCTGCTTTTAATACTGTCATCCCCAGCaagctcatctccaaactccaccaactag